Proteins encoded by one window of Ignavibacteriales bacterium:
- the tssG gene encoding type VI secretion system baseplate subunit TssG: MATAVGGNITSLIKELIQEGPSFHVWQAVWLSEQITKKDYPNRKDFLLDQTGIRFRSYENYEYPPRDIKSISYKEGEIQFILNFLGLYGINSPLPRCYHEQVSMQLRTLGEGNVPLQSFFDLFNNRFYWLYYQSWKKYRFYLHLDGKPNNKITERLFAFIGREEHSGSKTSILPDFTLLKFSGILSQRVRNKSGLKILLAKLFPEFRMKIKEFVPHWVELSEIPTLGNNDYKLGSNSYIGKTVVDYMSRISIQIGEISFQDYLQFLPGTENANKLYELLKLYLNDGLEFNIEFIVKSDSISSVDWNDDRLRLGSTMWLGKPDKENVNVNLRFEELATAA, encoded by the coding sequence ATGGCAACCGCTGTTGGGGGAAATATTACCAGTTTAATAAAAGAGCTTATTCAGGAAGGACCTTCCTTTCATGTTTGGCAAGCTGTTTGGCTAAGTGAGCAAATCACAAAAAAAGATTATCCAAATAGAAAAGATTTTCTTCTCGACCAAACCGGAATAAGGTTTCGCTCATACGAGAATTATGAATATCCACCAAGAGATATTAAATCTATATCCTACAAAGAGGGTGAGATACAATTCATTCTTAACTTCCTTGGATTGTACGGCATAAATTCGCCGTTACCAAGGTGCTATCATGAACAAGTCTCGATGCAACTGCGAACATTAGGTGAAGGCAATGTTCCGCTTCAAAGTTTTTTTGATTTGTTTAACAATCGTTTTTATTGGCTTTACTATCAATCCTGGAAAAAGTATCGGTTCTATCTTCATCTTGATGGAAAACCGAACAACAAAATAACTGAAAGATTATTTGCATTTATAGGAAGAGAAGAACATTCCGGTTCCAAAACTTCCATATTACCAGATTTTACGCTTCTAAAATTTTCAGGAATATTAAGTCAAAGGGTAAGGAATAAATCAGGATTAAAAATTCTGCTTGCAAAATTGTTTCCCGAATTCCGTATGAAAATAAAAGAATTTGTTCCTCATTGGGTGGAGTTATCTGAAATACCAACACTTGGTAATAATGATTATAAGTTAGGTTCAAATTCCTATATTGGTAAAACAGTTGTTGATTATATGAGCAGGATAAGTATTCAGATTGGGGAGATTTCATTTCAAGACTATCTGCAATTTTTACCGGGGACAGAAAATGCAAATAAATTATACGAACTTCTAAAACTCTATTTGAATGATGGATTAGAATTTAACATTGAATTTATTGTAAAGTCAGATTCAATTTCTTCAGTAGATTGGAATGATGACCGTTTAAGATTAGGCTCTACAATGTGGCTGGGAAAACCAGACAAAGAAAACGTAAATGTTAATTTAAGATTTGAAGAATTAGCTACTGCCGCTTAG